The following coding sequences are from one Salvia hispanica cultivar TCC Black 2014 chromosome 3, UniMelb_Shisp_WGS_1.0, whole genome shotgun sequence window:
- the LOC125212849 gene encoding exocyst complex component EXO70B1: MEEEAHLHKHNSLNKIPLFTTSPKPQNSVDLSNDDASDDHSTHHSHEIEQNVDQFIDSIAAIEDKSSHTPEIPDFIETFSKIIVSRVRKYNSGAAGARFGKRTEDDMMFIHSVRRISKLTNALGEFPPDSSVNPSMNQTSAALQRAMVFLEEEFRSLLEESSTWRSDDADNSLRLSVCSLKSQGDYCEREDSAPAEEYPSYSEEAVAKMHEIASTMIAAGYETECCQVYYISRRNAIRKQMARLDYEIMWNMDDVAKAAWETLEAEISRWINVVRSCSDLIFPGEKRLGEAVFALYPQICSRSLTNIIRGVVIQLLDFAEATAMAKRSAEKLFKYLDMYEALQFLLPTISGDSCWGDLVDEVSDAIDRIGESAVSNFCDLENSIKGDAGRVPVPGGAIHPLTRYVMNYLKYTCDFKDTLEQIFEKHTKLAKNTSESISLDLEKESLSPHNFETMAGTTPFSIQVVTVMDLLDGNLDKKSKLYRDPALRHIFLMNNGRYILQKVKGASEILDVMGDQWCRRRSTVVRQYHKNYQRETWNRVLQTLSQEGLLVNGKPNKQLIKERFKVFTATFEEIYRSQTAWIVSDEQLQSELRISIAAVLIPAYRAFVGRFRQYMDNTRQADKYIKYQPEDVETMIEKLFEGNSISMMRRK; this comes from the coding sequence ATGGAAGAAGAAGCACATCTCCATAAACACAACAGCTTGAACAAAATCCCCCTATTTACAACCAGTCCAAAGCCTCAGAATTCGGTGGATTTATCCAACGACGACGCAAGCGACGACCATTCCACGCATCACAGCCATGAAATCGAGCAAAATGTCGATCAATTCATCGATTCGATCGCCGCAATCGAAGATAAATCGTCGCACACGCCGGAGATACCCGATTTCATCGAGACCTTCTCCAAAATCATCGTATCGAGAGTGAGGAAGTACAATTCCGGCGCTGCAGGAGCCAGATTCGGCAAAAGGACTGAGGATGATATGATGTTCATCCATTCAGTTAGGCGGATCTCGAAATTGACGAACGCGTTGGGCGAATTTCCGCCGGATTCGAGCGTGAATCCATCGATGAATCAGACGAGCGCGGCGCTGCAACGCGCGATGGTGTTTCTGGAGGAGGAATTCCGGTCCTTGTTGGAGGAATCGAGCACTTGGAGGAGCGACGACGCTGATAATTCGCTCAGATTGTCGGTCTGCAGCTTGAAGAGTCAGGGGGATTATTGCGAGAGGGAGGATTCTGCTCCGGCGGAGGAGTATCCGTCGTATTCGGAGGAGGCGGTGGCGAAGATGCACGAGATCGCGTCGACGATGATCGCGGCGGGGTACGAAACAGAGTGCTGCCAGGTGTACTACATCTCGCGGCGGAACGCGATCCGGAAGCAGATGGCGCGCCTCGACTACGAGATCATGTGGAACATGGACGACGTCGCCAAGGCGGCGTGGGAGACGCTGGAGGCGGAGATCTCGCGGTGGATCAACGTCGTCAGATCCTGCTCAGATCTGATCTTCCCCGGCGAAAAACGCCTCGGCGAAGCCGTCTTCGCTCTCTACCCGCAGATCTGCAGCAGATCCCTCACCAACATCATCCGCGGCGTCGTGATCCAGCTCCTCGATTTCGCAGAGGCGACGGCCATGGCGAAGAGATCCGCAGAAAAGCTCTTCAAATACCTCGATATGTACGAAGCGCTCCAATTCCTCCTCCCTACCATCTCCGGCGACTCCTGCTGGGGAGATCTCGTCGACGAAGTCTCCGACGCAATCGACCGCATCGGAGAATCCGCCGTCAGCAATTTCTGCGATCTGGAGAATTCAATCAAAGGCGACGCCGGCCGCGTCCCCGTCCCCGGCGGCGCAATCCACCCCCTCACTCGGTACGTGATGAATTACCTCAAATACACCTGCGATTTCAAGGACACACTAGAGCAGATCTTCGAGAAACACACGAAATTAGCGAAGAACACCTCCGAATCCATCAGTCTCGATCTGGAAAAGGAGAGCCTAAGCCCTCACAACTTCGAAACCATGGCCGGAACGACGCCGTTCTCGATCCAGGTAGTCACAGTGATGGATCTCCTCGACGGAAATCTCGATAAGAAATCGAAACTCTACCGCGATCCGGCGCTCCGCCACATCTTCCTGATGAACAACGGCAGATACATCTTACAAAAGGTGAAAGGCGCGAGCGAGATCCTCGACGTCATGGGCGACCAGTGGTGCCGGCGGCGATCGACGGTGGTGAGGCAGTACCACAAGAACTACCAGCGGGAGACGTGGAACAGAGTGCTGCAGACGCTGAGTCAGGAGGGGCTGCTGGTGAACGGGAAGCCAAACAAGCAGCTGATAAAGGAGAGGTTCAAGGTGTTCACGGCCACGTTCGAGGAGATATACCGGTCGCAGACGGCGTGGATTGTCAGCGACGAGCAGCTGCAGTCGGAGCTGAGGATATCGATCGCGGCCGTGCTCATCCCGGCCTACCGGGCGTTCGTGGGGAGGTTCCGGCAGTATATGGATAACACGAGGCAGGCGGATAAGTACATCAAGTATCAGCCGGAGGATGTGGAGACGATGATCGAGAAGCTTTTCGAGGGGAATAGTATTTCGATGATGAGGAGGAAATAG